The Niastella koreensis GR20-10 genome includes a window with the following:
- a CDS encoding AAA family ATPase, with the protein MLLTADDIRQLNDKIQYQGAFIDRLRDETARVIIGQHHMLDRLLIGLLSNGHVLLEGVPGLAKTLSIKSLAQAIKAKFSRIQFTPDLLPADVIGTMIYNQQKNEFIVRKGPIFANFVLADEINRAPAKVQSALLEAMQERQVTIGDTTHKLDEPFLVLATQNPLEQEGTYPLPEAQQDRFIMKVIVDYPTKEEEQIIIRQNLQGEKGPQVSPVVSMQEIKEAKDLARQIYMDEKVENYILDIVFATRFPDKYKLDKLKPLIAYGGSPRASINLALAAKAHAFLNKRGFVIPEDVRSISKDVLRHRIGLTYEAEAENVNVENVIDDVLRVIQVP; encoded by the coding sequence ATGCTATTAACAGCAGATGATATCCGGCAGCTCAATGACAAAATACAGTATCAGGGCGCTTTTATCGACCGGCTCCGCGACGAAACAGCCAGGGTTATTATTGGCCAGCATCATATGCTCGACAGACTGTTGATTGGTTTGTTAAGCAATGGGCACGTTTTGCTGGAGGGGGTACCGGGTTTGGCCAAAACCCTCAGCATTAAATCGCTTGCTCAGGCGATCAAGGCCAAATTCAGCCGTATACAGTTCACGCCCGATCTGTTACCGGCCGATGTAATTGGTACAATGATCTATAATCAGCAAAAAAATGAATTTATAGTACGTAAGGGGCCTATTTTCGCCAACTTCGTACTGGCTGATGAAATTAACCGCGCCCCGGCAAAAGTGCAAAGCGCCTTGCTGGAAGCCATGCAGGAACGCCAGGTAACAATTGGCGATACCACGCATAAACTGGATGAACCCTTCCTTGTACTGGCCACACAAAACCCGTTGGAGCAGGAAGGTACCTATCCGTTACCTGAAGCCCAGCAGGACCGGTTTATTATGAAAGTGATTGTTGATTATCCTACCAAGGAAGAAGAGCAGATCATCATCCGCCAGAACCTGCAGGGGGAAAAAGGACCCCAGGTGAGCCCGGTTGTGTCGATGCAGGAAATAAAAGAAGCAAAGGACCTTGCCCGCCAGATTTACATGGATGAGAAAGTTGAGAATTATATCCTCGATATAGTATTCGCCACCCGTTTTCCCGATAAATACAAACTGGATAAATTAAAACCACTGATCGCTTATGGCGGATCGCCCCGCGCCAGCATTAACCTGGCTCTGGCTGCCAAAGCGCATGCATTCCTCAACAAACGTGGTTTTGTTATTCCTGAAGATGTACGCAGTATTTCAAAAGATGTATTGCGCCATCGTATTGGATTAACTTACGAAGCGGAAGCAGAAAACGTAAATGTGGAGAATGTTATAGATGACGTTCTTCGCGTAATTCAAGTTCCTTAG
- a CDS encoding lipocalin family protein — protein MKRTFTKFLVLALLAVTSFTACKKSSNDVLTVTKDNLAATYTIISVKAKAPNTPEQDVTSSNFDACEMDDQIILKNDFTATYVDAGTQCSPVGGGSDVWAYNNGILTIAGEDFTVKSLTRGTLVLEQTANISGFVVTVTSTYRRY, from the coding sequence ATGAAAAGAACATTTACTAAATTTCTTGTTTTAGCCTTATTAGCCGTTACCTCTTTTACTGCCTGTAAAAAAAGCAGCAATGATGTACTCACTGTTACAAAAGATAACCTGGCAGCTACTTATACCATAATATCAGTAAAAGCAAAAGCCCCCAACACTCCGGAGCAGGATGTAACAAGCAGTAATTTTGACGCTTGTGAAATGGATGACCAGATTATTTTAAAAAACGACTTTACCGCTACGTATGTTGATGCCGGTACACAATGTTCACCAGTTGGTGGTGGTTCAGACGTTTGGGCTTACAATAATGGCATTCTTACGATCGCCGGTGAAGACTTCACGGTGAAATCACTTACCAGAGGCACCCTGGTGCTTGAACAAACCGCTAACATTTCCGGTTTTGTAGTTACTGTAACTTCTACCTACAGAAGATATTAA